The segment accagaaaccacatacacactaattcaaaaaagacgatctggATGGTTCATTTCTTAATCGGCGCAcgctgtacagggggtgaaacTTTTAATAACattgcaatttcaaagatatcaagtttacgagttttccattacgagaggcacagctgacttgattgacaggcaggaacactgtagctgttggctaggaggctcaaagcccgcctctttacgtcacactagctaggcagaagttaggttgagttcaacatttccaatatggctccctccaacaactggcctcaaaacagcgcttcagaaacagatgggtgacgtcacggatactacgtccattatttatacagtctatggttctagTTTTTGAAGCCATCCTCAGGGAACAATCATGGAGCTTAGTCAAGTAGTCTTTGGCACCTCCTCATCGGCTTTATTTCTCTACACTTGAGGTTGCCACTTTGTTAGCTCTATTTAGCATGATTATTTGTCTGTGCTCACCACACTGAGCTTGTTAGCTAACTCAGTGTTGTCTCATATTGATGGATTGTTGTTGGCTCTTCCCGACAGAGAAGATTGCAGGCTTTTAAGATTAGATCTGTTAGAAAGTCTGCTACGTTCTTCTCTCTTAACTTCTTTAGTCTGATTTATAGAAAATCTTGAGTTAGCTACCAAAGCAAACTTGTTCTCATTCTGTTGGGTACTTAGTTAATCTAGCTAATTAGCAAGCTTATGATTTAGCCAAATATAGTTGCTCCTGGATCCAAAAATAACACCGTACTGGAAAAAATGGTAGCCTAAACTGGTTGAAAGCTCTTAATCAAATCCTTGTTGGGAACATTTTGAGGAAAAAGAGTTGTTTCAAGAGCTTTCAACCAAATATTAAAGCCTTCATTAGTAGATCGGTTTCTTACATGTTTTTGAGTCTGCTAAGAAGAACACATGGTGTAGTTAAAAGTTTTAAAACCTGTCGATTGAACCTTTTAttgggattttattttgtaaaactgaCATCTCTAATATCCAAACCAAACTTTGTTCTTCAGAAATATTCAGACACATTTGCTTTCAGTTGACTTAGTTTTATTCCTTGCAGCATCAGACAGAGGGTTTGTTAAACTCATCCCCCACTCAGACTATCAAGGAAGCTTAAATTTCCCCTCTAATACCGAAAATATCTGAGTTGATGTGGTTTAAACTACAGccaaaaaaaagtgaagtgaCAGATCTgcagctggggggggggggtcagcaTGCAGGAAGGTGATTGGTTGAAGTTGGATTCAGGATCAGACAGACATGTGATCAGGCTTAGATGGTCTCCTCGATGACTTTTGTGATGAcggtggtggtggttgtggaggtggtggaggaggaagaggaatcgACGGACGTGGCAGAGGTCTCCAAGGCAGTGGATGCCAAGCCAGAGGACACCAAGCCAGAGGATGCCAAGGAAGAGGACATCATGGAAGAGGATGACATAGAAGACATCTTTGcagatctgagagagagagatgatagagttTGAAAAACACAATACAACCCACCAAAATGCTTCTGTAGTTTAGATACTTTACTAAACAACTGTTAGTTAGAAACACAACAGTTTATTAAAATGACCAACTTCTGCATTCATCAAGTTTCAATTACCAATGTTGATGGCTGAACGCACTCCAATCACTATTATTTTTCATATCCCCAACCCAAATTTCCCTGTCTGCCTTAAATCTGCGCCTGTGCTCCACTCCAGTCCAGTAGGTTGCACTAATGCTTCTCCTCGGGAGGTTTACAAACAATACACAAGAAAAAAGCAATTCACTCTTCAACTACTTCCTCTCTCCCGGTTGGAGGGTCAAGGAGGAGTGGTAACATGGCATCACAGTTGTCAGTAGTTTGATTATTTAGGTCCCATACATATGTGGGATAAAACTGAGCCCTATGACCCTTTATTAGTCTTTTTATTATCTGCCATCTCCTCTCACCCCATTCCCTCTCCGTCAAGCAGCCTTCTGTACTCAGCGATTTCCATCTCCAGTCTGGACTTGATGTCCAGCAGCATCTGGTACTCCTGTCCCTGACGCTCCAGGTCAGCTCTCAGCTGCACCAGCTGCTCCTCCAGACTGACCACCTGCACACAGGTACACTCAGTGTCAGTGATGATGATGCTAAAAACAACTAACAGAGGGAAAGGTGCCATGTGCAGTCTGGACAGCTTACAAATGTCTGGTATGAGCCCATCTGCATGCTGTAGCGGCTTTGGATTTCTGCCATGGTAGATTCAAGAGAGGTTTTCTGCAGAGCAACAGAGAAAACATGAGAggaaagatattaagatatatatattacaagcggcaacttccagaCGCAAAATTGaaaccaatgcagaagtgttcaaaattgcagttcatcgagtgtccgcttgaggctggctccagaagtatcggaaaccacatccaccaaattcaaaaaagccgatcttcacagcagaaataaacatgttcacagcctggtgcaaaaaacgagtgtagtctggatagctcatttctcaatcggcacacactgtacaggggggttaTTTTTTCACAACgttgcaatttcaaagatattgggattacaagttttccattacgagaggcacagctgacttgattgacaggcaggaacactagctgttggcgaggaggctcaaagtccgcctctttatgtcacactagcagttaggttgagttcaacatttccaatatggctaccaccGCCaaatggcctcaaaacagagcttcagaaacagatcagtgacgtcacggatactacgtccattatttatacagtctaaggtcAGGATGAACTGTACAGCTTTGCAGACTTAGTCTCAGTGATTTCACCCAGTAGTATTGAAGAGGTGTTATATAGCCCATCTATGGcagtcgccatgttggaaaagctgactcaaGAACTCCCCCGCCTGTCAGATAACTTAGCCACACCCCTTATTATGCAAAGAGATGCGTAACTTTGAGCCTAAATACTTTCAAATTGCTTAAACACTTGATAGACGGTTTCAGTGAGGAATCCCTCAATGCTGTAGCCTCACCATGCTCATCTGTGACTGGAGCTCGATCTCAAGGGACTGTAGCTGAGACTTCACCTCCTTAACCTCAGACGTTGATGATTTCAGTGTCATCTCTGTTGTAGCCACCTCCTGAGAGATCATTTCagactgagaggagagaagaaaaaacgTCACTATGACACAGAGGTTTAAACTTACAGATGTAGAAATGGTCAGAGATCATTTTCTCACTTTTGCCTGGAACCAGCCCTCCAGGTCTTTGCTGCTCTTGGCGTTGGCGGCCTCGTAGTATTCCCTGACTTCTTCCAACACCTTAGTGAGGTCATGCTGAGGGGCGGCATCCACCTCCACATTCACCTGTCCGCTCATCTGAGTGCGCATGGAGACCagatcctgcaggaggaggaggaggaggacaggtaaGTACTGTAGTCTGAACGTCTAAGTATGAGCTAGGGCGCGATATATTCCAGACAGGGCCGTATGTTACCAAAGGACTTGCACTAGTTCCTCACTAGTGTTGATGTGATGTGAACATGACCATGGTTGGTTCTATTAcagctctgtattttttttttaattaacccACAGtcctctatttttatttgaaacagtTTAATGCTTAATGAACTGTAAGCAGTCAGGTGTTGAACCGGTGCATGTACCTCCTCGTGGATCGTCCTCATGGATGTCAGCTCCTCTGTCAGGAGGTCGATCTGCATGGCCAGGTCAGTTTTGGCCACTGCAAGTTCTCCCACCAGCATCTTCAGTCCGGCGATATCGGCCTCCACCGACTGACGCATCGTCAGCTCGTTCTCATACCTGCACATGATACACAGTTAGGGTccaaaagattcagagaacaTGATGATCACAAAGCGGTGCTGCTATGTaaaccaaacggcaacctccggtctaaatatgagtccaatgcagaagtgttaaaagacgagtgtagatgattggtctcaaaacagcgcttcagaaacagatgggtaacgtcacggatactacgtccatattttattcagtctatgataTAAACATACAACCCTGTGAGAAAAACTTTTGAAGTATTGATATCCATGTTAAAGCTGTATAATTTTAAATGATAACTTATTTATTAATCACTATAATGCCttctgaaaaatgtaaacattaacatgctaaaaaaaataaataaacatggttgaaaatcagaagaaaagaaacacttaaaacacTAAAGATATTTGTAACtcaagttgagtttttatttaagtcattttaatgaaacacaGAGCCGGAAAAAAATTTAACAGGAAATATTATTCCTGAATTAaggcttgaaatatgttttgaatacaaaaacaataaaattgtGATTTAGAAAATGCAGCTGTTGCATTCTCCACAGCGACCACCAGGGGGAGTGATGCTGCTGATAATAGACACCTGCGCCTCTGAGGCTGCAGGAACACTCTccaatgattgtgtgtgtgaccgATCATTGTGTGCTTTATGTTTTTcatcctgcagaaaaaaaactaaagatgTCAAAATACTGACTTCATTCTGAAGTCGTCCTGAGCCAGCTTTGCGTTGTCGATGCTCAGCAGGACTGTTCCCTTAAGGAGGATGGCTTCCTggatctgaacacacacagaaagagagagagtataTTCATTATGATCagataaacagaacagaaaaagtaacatttatCATCAATACATTAGAAATTGCCAAAtgtgtatttaatattttttttattttaatttttactgtTAAACAAATTTACAGTTTTCTCTACTCTACACAATATTTACTGCCAAGTCACTCATCTGTTATCTACATCAGACTGAACAAACACGTGATGCttacacacgcacgcgcacacacacacacacgcacacacacgcgcacacacacacacacattttcataaacaaagaaaaataaagaaatgtgtatCTGTTTAGAATGCAAAAATACTGCATGTAAACATAGAGTGAAACAGTTGCCTTTGTGCCTGTGGGTTACATAAACAACCCATGAAGCTAAAAATACTTGTAGCGCAAATATATTTGTCGATGTATTTTTTCAGCATCATTTTTGTACGAGATcccccttttttcccccaaagcTATGAGCAGTCTGTTGCAACAAGGCCCAGATACTTCATTTCAACACAAGTTCTGCCTCTgagcagcagccaatcagggtCTAACATTTTGGGGTGGCACCAGGCGTGGCCAATCAGGTTTCAAAGGGGGCTGGTGCCACCCCTGACCACCCCTCTGGATATGCCCAtgcagatcacacacacaggttgtaCAGTTAAAACCTATGCTTTGCGTGCAGCACGGATCTGAGGCGTGGCAGAACCAACCTGGATCAAATACACCTGGATCAATTAACACCTGTGTGGGGTGTGGATAACCTATATACATTTCCTCCATCTGATCCCTCCCCACCCtgattctctctccctcctttactTTCTTCATGTATTGTTGTGATGGATGGAGGCCAAGAGCTGCCACTGTGTTCTCTTTAGAACGTTACAATATctttaaaaggaacaaaaaatataaacaccattaataaatcattattttggAGCTTTCAGTGGGGGGAAGTTTTAAGTCTTTGGTTTTTGaattacaaagaaaaagaacaatctCTCTGTATTTCGCTCCACTAAACAATTTTAAACTACAAACAACACCTGGTTATAAAAAAACTAATATTTTCAGAGGCAATCATTTCAAAGCATAAAAgccaagaaataaataaaacaccttgAAGTTAAGTATCCATGAAATTATGTCTTTGTGGATGATGGTCTCAGGTGGTCAGTGAGCTGCAGCTTCAGGTGTATGTGATGTGCGTCACTCTCACCAGGATCACTTACACACAGGTGTGGTCGCCCTGTTATTACACAGCTACATCGCATCAGATCACCTCTCACTGACTCACATTACATCGTCCATCAATGTGGCTTTTTGGCTCTTATTGTTGTATGGAAGCCTAATAGGGACATTAATGCAATATTTGATTTCATCACCTTTCGCCCTTTCACGatttatcttttctttgtttgtttttgcagaataTTTGTGCTATACTTGCAATCCTAACTTTTTTCAACTTCCATATTTGCATATTTTGGTCTgtccttttcattctttttctctTGTATGGAAGTTGAAAGCTGCCAACTTCTCAATCATATTTAGGAATTTGAAggagctgtttttattccatcagTGCCCAAAAACTTTGAGTGgtcaagtttttctttttagacGAGCACCACAACACACTCGGTTTCTGAACCACCTCAAAGACTACATGGGCCAAACAGAACAACATTTCCCATGCTGCCCCTCTTCCTCACCTTAGCCTGCATCTCTGCGATGGTGGCGTAGAAGACGCTGTAGTCCCTGGTGGAGGGGCCAACCTTGCTCTCCACAAACTGCCTGATCTTCAGCTCCAGCTCGGCGTTGGACTTCTCCAGTGCCGCCACCTTGGCCAGGTAGGTGGCCAGACGGTCGTTCAGGTTCTGCATGGTGAACTTCCCGTTGCCGACCACACTGTCATCACCTGCTGCCATGCTGAAACCTCCACCTGAGCCTGCACCTCCACCGAACCCGAAACCTGCACCGCCACCACCACCgccacctgctccaccaccaaAGCCAAAGCTGCCACTGCCTCCAGAGGAAAAGCTCCTGCTGGCACTGGAGACCCTGACCCCTccgcctcctgctcctcctgccaTGCTGAACGAACTCATGCGTCCTCCGCCCCCGCCGAAACCAACACCGCCCATGCTGGTGCCACGCATGGAGCTCCGTGACATTATCATAGTCATGATGATAGAGTGAGCAGAGGAGGcttctgtccgtctgtctgatctctggagaagagaggaaagaagtgaGGAGAGACTGATCAGTTTGCTCGTTTTAAAGCTGCACAGTTGGGTCGAGCTGCAGGTGAGGGGTGTGGTTGACGGTACACACCCCCCTGAGGTTGATGCGACTGCAGTACTGCATTcaggtgagtctgaagtacttgtATATTCTGCTTCATTTCACCTGTGCTGCACGCATATTTCAGCAGCCTGTTCCAAAGTCAAAGTGAAGAAACTGGTCCAGTCATGTTTCTGAGGGCAGAAATATTGGAAAAATTTGATCCATGATTTAACATGAGGACTCTGACAGAGTCC is part of the Notolabrus celidotus isolate fNotCel1 chromosome 20, fNotCel1.pri, whole genome shotgun sequence genome and harbors:
- the LOC117831796 gene encoding keratin, type I cytoskeletal 13-like, with translation MTMIMSRSSMRGTSMGGVGFGGGGGRMSSFSMAGGAGGGGVRVSSASRSFSSGGSGSFGFGGGAGGGGGGGAGFGFGGGAGSGGGFSMAAGDDSVVGNGKFTMQNLNDRLATYLAKVAALEKSNAELELKIRQFVESKVGPSTRDYSVFYATIAEMQAKIQEAILLKGTVLLSIDNAKLAQDDFRMKYENELTMRQSVEADIAGLKMLVGELAVAKTDLAMQIDLLTEELTSMRTIHEEDLVSMRTQMSGQVNVEVDAAPQHDLTKVLEEVREYYEAANAKSSKDLEGWFQAKSEMISQEVATTEMTLKSSTSEVKEVKSQLQSLEIELQSQMSMKTSLESTMAEIQSRYSMQMGSYQTFVVSLEEQLVQLRADLERQGQEYQMLLDIKSRLEMEIAEYRRLLDGEGMGSAKMSSMSSSSMMSSSLASSGLVSSGLASTALETSATSVDSSSSSTTSTTTTTVITKVIEETI